In a genomic window of Quercus lobata isolate SW786 chromosome 4, ValleyOak3.0 Primary Assembly, whole genome shotgun sequence:
- the LOC115986653 gene encoding succinate-semialdehyde dehydrogenase, mitochondrial isoform X2 gives MSTEAENVIARLKNSGLLRSQGLIAGKWVDSHDRKTIKVCNPATGEVIVDIPCMGQKETNDAISSAYEAFYSWSKLTATERSKYLRKWYDLLIAHKEDLGQLITLEQGKPLKESLGEVSYGAGFIEFSAEEAKRIYGDIIPATLPDRRLFVLKQPVGVVGAITPWNFPLAMITRKVGPALACGCTVVIKPSELTPLTALAAAELSLQAGIPPGVVNVVMGNAADIGDALLASTQVRKITFTGSTAVGKKLMAGAAGTVKRVSLELGGNAPCIVFDDADLDVAVKGALAAKFRNSGQTCVCANRVLVQEGIYEKFANAFSKAVQNLQVGDGFTEGVAQGPLINEAAVQKVESFIKDAISKGAKVLLGGKRHSLGMTFYEPTVIGDVKSEMLLSREEVFGPVAPLLLFKTEEEAIRLANDTNAGLAAYIFTNSIQRSWRVSEALEYGLVGINEGIISTEVAPFGGVKQSGLGREGSKYGMDEYLEMKYVCLGNMNSN, from the exons ATGAGTACGGAGGCTGAGAATGTTATTGCTCGGCTCAAGAATTCGGGCTTGTTACGAAGCCAAGGCCTCATTGCTGGGAAATGGGTTGATTCCCATGACAGAAAAACTATCAAG GTTTGCAATCCAGCAACTGGTGAAGTTATAGTAGATATCCCATGCATGGGTCAGAAGGAGACAAACGATGCGATATCTTCAGCATATGAGGCAttttatt CTTGGAGCAAACTGACAGCTACCGAAAGGAGCAAATATCTAAGGAAATG GTATGATCTACTAATTGCCCATAAAGAAGATCTTGGACAGCTTATAACCTTAGAGCAAGGAAAACCTCTGAAAGAATCCCTGGGTGAG GTTAGCTATGGGGCTGGTTTTATTGAGTTCTCTGCGGAGGAAGCCAAACGTATATATGGTGATATAATTCCGGCAACTCTGCCTGATCGTCGATTGTTTGTTTTAAAGCAG CCTGTAGGTGTTGTTGGTGCAATTACACCTTGGAACTTTCCCTTGGCTATGATTACTCGAAAG GTTGGTCCTGCACTTGCATGTGGCTGTACAGTAGTCATAAAACCCTCTGAACTCACACCCCTCACAGCTTTAGCAGCGGCTGAGCTCTCTCTTCAGGCCGGAATACCACCa GGAGTTGTCAATGTGGTTATGGGAAATGCTGCTGATATCGGGGATGCTTTACTTGCGAGTACACAG GTAAGAAAGATCACTTTCACGGGTTCAACAGCAGTTGGAAAGAAGTTGATGGCAGGTGCTGCTGGGACAGTTAAAAGG gtATCTCTGGAACTTGGTGGCAATGCACCCTGCATAGTCTTTGATGATGCAGACCTGGATGTGGCAGTAAAAGGAGCT CTAGCAGCAAAGTTCCGTAATAGTGGACAAACATGTGTTTGTGCAAATAGAGTTCTTGTGCAAGAAG GTATCTATGAGAAATTTGCAAATGCTTTTTCAAAAGCTGTCCAGAATCTCCAAGTTGGTGATGGCTTCACTGAGGGTGTGGCCCAG GGTCCTTTAATCAATGAAGCTGCAGTACAGAAG GTTGAATCATTTATTAAAGATGCAATCTCAAAG GGAGCAAAAGTCCTACTCGGGGGTAAAAGACATAGTCTTGGTATGACTTTTTATGAGCCTACAGTTATTGGTGATGTCAAGAGTGAGATGCTTCTATCAAG AGAGGAAGTATTTGGACCTGTGGCACCCTTATTGCTGTTTAAAACAGAGGAAGAAGCTATTCGCCTTGCTAATGACACCAATGCAG GTTTGGCTGCTTACATATTTACAAACAGCATACAACGTTCGTGGCGTGTGTCTGAGGCTCTTGAATATGGACTTGTTGGTATCAATGAAGGCATAATTTCTACAGAG GTTGCTCCATTTGGAGGTGTCAAGCAGTCTGGTCTTGGAAGGGAAGGTTCCAAGTATGGGATGGACGAATACCTGGAA ATGAAATATGTGTGCTTGGGGAATATGAACAGCAATTAA
- the LOC115983737 gene encoding myb family transcription factor APL isoform X1 — MFQHKKPSTMNSHDRPMCVQGDSGLVLTTDPKPRLRWTVELHERFVDAVTQLGGPDKATPKTIMRVMGVKGLTLYHLKSHLQKFRLGKQPHKEFNDHTIKDGMRASALELQRNTASSSSIMARSMNEMQMEVQRRLHEQLEVQRHLQLRIEAQGKYMQSILEKACQTLAGENSMPSASYKSIGTQGLGDMGSSAMKDFGSPLNFPSFQDLNIYGGDQLDLQHMDRPPLDGLMMGNNDSICLGKKRASPYGGSGKSPLIWSDDLRLQDLGSAPSCLGPQDDPFKGDQIQISPPSMDRSSDMDNISDIYETKPVLQSDEKKFESVKLERPSPRRGPLPTDRMNPMINTGSMTQGRNSPFG; from the exons atgttcCAACACAAGAAGCCCTCAACTATGAATTCCCATGACAGACCCATGTGTGTTCAGGGTGACTCTGGTCTTGTCCTCACTACAGATCCTAAGCCTCGACTCAGGTGGACTGTGGAACTCCATGAACGATTTGTTGATGCTGTTACTCAGCTTGGAGGGCCAGATA AGGCCACTCCAAAAACCATCATGAGAGTTATGGGTGTGAAGGGTCTCACCCTTTACCACCTCAAGAGCCACCTCCAG AAATTCAGGCTTGGGAAGCAACCCCACAAGGAATTCAATGATCACACAATTAAGGATGGTATGAGAG CTTCAGCTCTTGAACTTCAAAGAAATACTGCGTCTTCATCCAGCATCATGGCCCGTAGTATGAACGA gatgcaaatggaggtgCAAAGAAGACTTCATGAGCAATTAGAG GTGCAAAGACACCTTCAGCTGAGGATTGAAGCTCAAGGAAAATATATGCAAAGTATATTGGAGAAAGCTTGTCAAACCCTTGCTGGAGAAAATAGCATGCCATCTGCAAGCTATAAGAGTATTGGAACACAAGGCCTTGGTGACATGGGATCATCAGCAATGAAGGATTTTGGTTCACCTCTTAACTTTCCATCTTTTCAAGACCTTAACATATATGGAGGTGACCAACTTGATCTTCAACACATGGATAGGCCACCGCTTGATGGATTAATGATGGGAAATAATGATAGTATTTGTCTTGGCAAGAAGAGGGCTAGCCCTTATGGTGGTAGTGGCAAGAGTCCCTTAATTTGGTCTGATGATCTTAGGCTACAAGATTTGGGATCAGCCCCATCTTGCCTTGGGCCACAAGATGATCCTTTCAAAGGTGATCAAATTCAGATTTCACCACCATCAATGGATAGAAGCTCAGACATGGATAACATTTCAGACATTTATGAAACAAAGCCAGTACTCCAGAGTGATGAAAAGAAATTTGAATCTGTAAAGCTTGAAAGGCCATCACCGCGAAGAGGGCCACTTCCAACAGACAGGATGAACCCTATGATCAACACTGGCTCCATGACACAAGGAAGAAATTCACCATTTGGGTAA
- the LOC115986653 gene encoding succinate-semialdehyde dehydrogenase, mitochondrial isoform X1, with protein MSTLMRATHTFTKLLSPSSHSFSLRPSASLLTRHQMSTEAENVIARLKNSGLLRSQGLIAGKWVDSHDRKTIKVCNPATGEVIVDIPCMGQKETNDAISSAYEAFYSWSKLTATERSKYLRKWYDLLIAHKEDLGQLITLEQGKPLKESLGEVSYGAGFIEFSAEEAKRIYGDIIPATLPDRRLFVLKQPVGVVGAITPWNFPLAMITRKVGPALACGCTVVIKPSELTPLTALAAAELSLQAGIPPGVVNVVMGNAADIGDALLASTQVRKITFTGSTAVGKKLMAGAAGTVKRVSLELGGNAPCIVFDDADLDVAVKGALAAKFRNSGQTCVCANRVLVQEGIYEKFANAFSKAVQNLQVGDGFTEGVAQGPLINEAAVQKVESFIKDAISKGAKVLLGGKRHSLGMTFYEPTVIGDVKSEMLLSREEVFGPVAPLLLFKTEEEAIRLANDTNAGLAAYIFTNSIQRSWRVSEALEYGLVGINEGIISTEVAPFGGVKQSGLGREGSKYGMDEYLEMKYVCLGNMNSN; from the exons ATGAGCACGTTGATGAGAGCAACGCACACATTCACCAAGCTTTTATCGCCTTCTTCGCATTCCTTTTCTCTTCGACCCTCTGCTTCTCTCCTCACTCGCCACCAG ATGAGTACGGAGGCTGAGAATGTTATTGCTCGGCTCAAGAATTCGGGCTTGTTACGAAGCCAAGGCCTCATTGCTGGGAAATGGGTTGATTCCCATGACAGAAAAACTATCAAG GTTTGCAATCCAGCAACTGGTGAAGTTATAGTAGATATCCCATGCATGGGTCAGAAGGAGACAAACGATGCGATATCTTCAGCATATGAGGCAttttatt CTTGGAGCAAACTGACAGCTACCGAAAGGAGCAAATATCTAAGGAAATG GTATGATCTACTAATTGCCCATAAAGAAGATCTTGGACAGCTTATAACCTTAGAGCAAGGAAAACCTCTGAAAGAATCCCTGGGTGAG GTTAGCTATGGGGCTGGTTTTATTGAGTTCTCTGCGGAGGAAGCCAAACGTATATATGGTGATATAATTCCGGCAACTCTGCCTGATCGTCGATTGTTTGTTTTAAAGCAG CCTGTAGGTGTTGTTGGTGCAATTACACCTTGGAACTTTCCCTTGGCTATGATTACTCGAAAG GTTGGTCCTGCACTTGCATGTGGCTGTACAGTAGTCATAAAACCCTCTGAACTCACACCCCTCACAGCTTTAGCAGCGGCTGAGCTCTCTCTTCAGGCCGGAATACCACCa GGAGTTGTCAATGTGGTTATGGGAAATGCTGCTGATATCGGGGATGCTTTACTTGCGAGTACACAG GTAAGAAAGATCACTTTCACGGGTTCAACAGCAGTTGGAAAGAAGTTGATGGCAGGTGCTGCTGGGACAGTTAAAAGG gtATCTCTGGAACTTGGTGGCAATGCACCCTGCATAGTCTTTGATGATGCAGACCTGGATGTGGCAGTAAAAGGAGCT CTAGCAGCAAAGTTCCGTAATAGTGGACAAACATGTGTTTGTGCAAATAGAGTTCTTGTGCAAGAAG GTATCTATGAGAAATTTGCAAATGCTTTTTCAAAAGCTGTCCAGAATCTCCAAGTTGGTGATGGCTTCACTGAGGGTGTGGCCCAG GGTCCTTTAATCAATGAAGCTGCAGTACAGAAG GTTGAATCATTTATTAAAGATGCAATCTCAAAG GGAGCAAAAGTCCTACTCGGGGGTAAAAGACATAGTCTTGGTATGACTTTTTATGAGCCTACAGTTATTGGTGATGTCAAGAGTGAGATGCTTCTATCAAG AGAGGAAGTATTTGGACCTGTGGCACCCTTATTGCTGTTTAAAACAGAGGAAGAAGCTATTCGCCTTGCTAATGACACCAATGCAG GTTTGGCTGCTTACATATTTACAAACAGCATACAACGTTCGTGGCGTGTGTCTGAGGCTCTTGAATATGGACTTGTTGGTATCAATGAAGGCATAATTTCTACAGAG GTTGCTCCATTTGGAGGTGTCAAGCAGTCTGGTCTTGGAAGGGAAGGTTCCAAGTATGGGATGGACGAATACCTGGAA ATGAAATATGTGTGCTTGGGGAATATGAACAGCAATTAA
- the LOC115983737 gene encoding myb family transcription factor APL isoform X2, translating to MFQHKKPSTMNSHDRPMCVQGDSGLVLTTDPKPRLRWTVELHERFVDAVTQLGGPDKATPKTIMRVMGVKGLTLYHLKSHLQKFRLGKQPHKEFNDHTIKDASALELQRNTASSSSIMARSMNEMQMEVQRRLHEQLEVQRHLQLRIEAQGKYMQSILEKACQTLAGENSMPSASYKSIGTQGLGDMGSSAMKDFGSPLNFPSFQDLNIYGGDQLDLQHMDRPPLDGLMMGNNDSICLGKKRASPYGGSGKSPLIWSDDLRLQDLGSAPSCLGPQDDPFKGDQIQISPPSMDRSSDMDNISDIYETKPVLQSDEKKFESVKLERPSPRRGPLPTDRMNPMINTGSMTQGRNSPFG from the exons atgttcCAACACAAGAAGCCCTCAACTATGAATTCCCATGACAGACCCATGTGTGTTCAGGGTGACTCTGGTCTTGTCCTCACTACAGATCCTAAGCCTCGACTCAGGTGGACTGTGGAACTCCATGAACGATTTGTTGATGCTGTTACTCAGCTTGGAGGGCCAGATA AGGCCACTCCAAAAACCATCATGAGAGTTATGGGTGTGAAGGGTCTCACCCTTTACCACCTCAAGAGCCACCTCCAG AAATTCAGGCTTGGGAAGCAACCCCACAAGGAATTCAATGATCACACAATTAAGGATG CTTCAGCTCTTGAACTTCAAAGAAATACTGCGTCTTCATCCAGCATCATGGCCCGTAGTATGAACGA gatgcaaatggaggtgCAAAGAAGACTTCATGAGCAATTAGAG GTGCAAAGACACCTTCAGCTGAGGATTGAAGCTCAAGGAAAATATATGCAAAGTATATTGGAGAAAGCTTGTCAAACCCTTGCTGGAGAAAATAGCATGCCATCTGCAAGCTATAAGAGTATTGGAACACAAGGCCTTGGTGACATGGGATCATCAGCAATGAAGGATTTTGGTTCACCTCTTAACTTTCCATCTTTTCAAGACCTTAACATATATGGAGGTGACCAACTTGATCTTCAACACATGGATAGGCCACCGCTTGATGGATTAATGATGGGAAATAATGATAGTATTTGTCTTGGCAAGAAGAGGGCTAGCCCTTATGGTGGTAGTGGCAAGAGTCCCTTAATTTGGTCTGATGATCTTAGGCTACAAGATTTGGGATCAGCCCCATCTTGCCTTGGGCCACAAGATGATCCTTTCAAAGGTGATCAAATTCAGATTTCACCACCATCAATGGATAGAAGCTCAGACATGGATAACATTTCAGACATTTATGAAACAAAGCCAGTACTCCAGAGTGATGAAAAGAAATTTGAATCTGTAAAGCTTGAAAGGCCATCACCGCGAAGAGGGCCACTTCCAACAGACAGGATGAACCCTATGATCAACACTGGCTCCATGACACAAGGAAGAAATTCACCATTTGGGTAA